AGCGTTCCGCCGTTTCGGCATCGAGATCGCTCCCGCTTAGGATGATCTCCAACGCCCGAGCTCGTCCCATAAGTTGCGGCATCTGCTGCGTTCCGGTGCCGCCTGGAAGGATTCCAAGAGGCACTTCCATCTGATTGATCATCGTTTTTCCGACCACGCCAAAGCGCATGTCGAAGTTCATGATAAGCTCGCTGCCCACCCCGCCGACTCTGCCCTCGACTTGCGCAATCGTGATCTTGTCCATCGATCGGAAGCGCTCGCACATCGCATGATAGGCGCTGTCCCCCGAGCGAGGGCGCTCTGCTGCTGCCTCAATCGGAAGGTCGAGGATGCGTTCAATATCGAAGTGAGCAAGAAAGAACTGCGGATTTGCGCTTTTCAGCACGAAGACAAGGGTATCTGGATCCTTCTCCAGCTCTACGCTCAGCGCGATGAGCTCGGCCATCAACGCTCCTGTCACAAGGTTGAACGGCGGGCTGTTCACCGTCGCGGTCATGACACGGCCGACCTTTTCTAAGACAATAAACTTATAGTCTGAATATGTCATAGCCGCACCCAAGCGATTTCCTATCTTAGCTCAGCAGATCTTCTCGCATCTCATTTGCAGGCCTGCACTGACCATGTCTTTGGTGTCGCAGCTGCCAACCGGTGATCGACCGCGGCCATCCGCCTCAGCTCGCCGCGATAGGGCTCAGCACCAATGCGGTGCGATCAGCCAGTTCGTGGATCTTCGACAGATAGTGGAGAAAATGCGGCGAAGCGCGGTGCGCCGCCACCGCCGCATCGTCCTCGTAAAGCTCATCGAGCAGGAGGCGGTTCAGATCGGCCTCATCCTGCCAAATGTCCCAGCGCAGATTGCCCGGTTCAGCCCGGCTCGCTGCCAACACTCCGTCCAATAGGCTGCGTAACGCATCCGCTTTCCCGGGCTTGGCAGTAAGAATCGCGACGATTTTTATGGCCATGGTCGGGCTTTGTCCTTGGTTGCGCCGCCAGCCGGCTATCGTCGTCATACCCGCTCGATTGCGATGGCGAGACCTTGGCCAACGCCAATGCACATTGTGATCAACGCCCGGTTGCCGCCACGCTGCTCTAGTGCGCGCGCGGCAGTGAGAACCAGCCGCGCGCCTGACATGCCTAGAGGATGTCCTAGGGCGATGGCGCCGCCATGCGGATTTACCTTCTCACTAAACGGGTCGACGTGCAGCTTCCGTAATGACGCGATTACCTGCGAGGCGAATGCCTCATTGAGTTCGATCAGATCGAAGTCGTCAATGCCAAGGCCCAGCCGTTGCATCAGCTTTTCGCTCGCGGGCGCCGGTCCTATCCCCATCACCTTGGGGGGGACTCCGGCGGTTGCCATTCCGAGGAACCTCGCCCTGGGTTTCAGGCCGTGACGCTTCACTGCGCTTTCCGAGGCGATGAACATCGCCGCCGACCCGTCATTGACCCCCGAGGCATTGCCGGCGGTTACCGTGCCACCCTCGCGAACCACGGGACGTAGACCGCTCAGGGACTCGGGAGTGGTATTAGCCCTCGGATGTTCGTCCATCGATACGGCAGTCTCGCTCTTCTTTGCCGTGATCGTGACCGGGGTGATCTCCTCCGAAAAAAAGCCCTGTTGCTGCGCCTTCGCTGCAAGCTGCTGGCTTCTAAGAGCGAAGGCATCCTGCTCCTCACGGCTGACGCCGTGCATAACTGCGACGTTTTCCGCTGTCTCCGGCATGGAATCGACGCCATGGGTCTTCTTCATCACTGGATTGATGAAGCGCCAGCCGATCGTGGTGTCCTCGATGCTAGCCGAACGAGACCAGGCGGTTTCGGCCTTACCAATCACGAACGGAGCTCGCGACATGGATTCGACCCCGCCGGCAATGGCGAAGTCAATCTGGCCGGACATGATTGCGCGCGCTGCGTAACCTACTGCATCAGCGCCGCTCGCACAGAGGCGATTGATTGTCGAGCCCGGGACTGACGTCGGCAAGCCGGCCAGCAGGGCTGCCATGCGAGCCACGTTCCTGTTATCTTCTCCAGCCTGGTTCGCGCAGCCTAATATGACCTCGTCTATCGCGGCCGGATCGATTGCGGGATTCTGTTCGAGCAATGCCCTGATCGGCACAGCCGCAAGATCGTCTGTTCTTATGGAAGCCAAGGCGCCGCCAAAGCGGCCGATCGGTGTCCGCAGACCCTCGCAAATGAAAGCATTGATCAAAGCCATATTCCTTGCCGAACCGTGTTCATCGGCTGAAGGGCGGCCGCTGAACCATCCATATTATTCTGCGCCATGCCGCCTAGGGGGCGGGCTCGAAGCCGATGACCGCCTTCGTCTCCAGGAATTCATGAAATGCGAACTCGCCCCATTCACGGCCGTTGCCCGACATCTTGTAGCCCCCAAAGGGGGCGTTGAGATCAGGCGGTGAGCCATTGATATGAATCTGGCCGGCTCTGATCTGGCGCATTACTCGACGCGCATTGTCGATACTGCCGCTCTGTACATAGCCTGCGAGACCATAAGGCGTGTCGTTCGCGATCCGAATGGCGTCGGCCTCATCTTCATAGGGGATGATCGCCAGCACCGGCCCGAAAATCTCCTCGCGCGCGATCGTCATGCCCGGATCGACATCCGCGAAGATAGTAGGCTTCACATAGTAGCCCGTCTCAAGATCATCCGGCCGTCCGCTGCCGCCCGATACCAAGGTTGCGCCTTCATCGATCCCGACCTGTATCAGCGACTGGATCTTGGACCATTGTGCTTGCGAGACAACGGGTCCGATTGTCACCTCTCTGTCCGGGGCCCCTACCGAGATTGCTTCGGCCGCTGTCCGGGCAATTGCTTTGACGCGCTCGCTAAGGGCCACAGGGACCAGCATTCGCGTTGGAGCGGTGCAGGTCTGACCGGAATTGTTCATAACTGCTCGAACGCCACGGGTGACGGCTTCTTCGAGGTTGGCGTCGGGTAGAATGATGTTGGGGGATTTGCCGCCAAGCTCCTGGTGGACGCGTTTCACGGTTGCGGCGGCCTCGCGCGCGACTTCGATGCCGGCCCGCGTCGATCCGGTGAAACTGATGAGGTCGACATCCGGATGGCGCGACAAAGCGGCCCCAACCGTAGGCCCGTCGCCATTGAGGAGATTGAACACGCCGGCCGGCACGCCCGCTGCGTCAAGTATCTCGGTCCAAATCTGGGCCGAGAAGGGGGCGATTTCGGAAGGCTTCAGCACCATGGTGCAGCCCACGGCGAGCGCCGGCACGACCTTGCAGGCGATCTGATTTATCGGCCAGTTCCATGGTGTGATCAGCGCACACACGCCGATTGGCTCTTTGGCGATCAGCGTCGTGCCTTTCTGCTCTTCGAAGGCGAAATGCTCGAGTATCTTGATCGCTGTCTTAAGATGCCCGGCGCCCAGGGCCGCCTGCGGGCCTTTGGCGAGCCAGGCCGGAGCCCCCATTTCTTCGGAAATCGCTGCTGCCACGTCGCCAATCCGCCGTTGATATTCCGAAGCAATCGCCTTGAGAAGGTCAATCCGTTCCTCGCGCGTCGTTGAGGAGTAGGCCGGAAAAGCGGCGCGTGCTGCGGCGACGGCGGCATCGACGTCCGCCTGGGTGCCCAAACTGATTACCCCGGCGCTCTTTTCCGTAGCCGGATTGATAACCTCAACGGTGTTTGCCAACTGCGGCTCCACCCAGCGTCCGCCAATATAAAATTTCCGATAGTCGCGCATGATTTTTCTCCACGGATCGGCTATGTTCCGCTCCGACTAAGTCATTCCGCAGTCGAGCAACTTGGAGCCATCAGCTCCGGTGCGTCTGGTTCAATCATTGTCTGGCGTAGACAAACTCCGAACCGGTAAGGTCGATGTAAGGAATTTCATCACGCTCGGCCCAGTAATCCTGATTGTGCCGCCATTCTGGCTTGTCGCCGCTGCGCGGCATTTGGCCAAGTCCGCGAACAAGATAATTGGGGCTGAAGTTGTCCTCGTCGATCCAGGGCAGCAGGGGCATGTCGCGATCCTCTTGCCGTAGCACGACATCGACGCGCTTAGCACCGACTGCATCCATGTGGTTCAGCAGCCTGCAGACGAAGTGGCCGAGCATATCGACGCGCAGTGTCCAGCTCGCCCGGAAGTAGCCCATCACCCACACGAGGTTGGGAACACCCGTAAACATCATGCCGCGATAGGTGACCGTGCTGTTCCAATCGACAGGCTGTTCATCGACGGTGAAACGGATGCCGCCCATCATGAGAAGGTTGAACCCGGTGGCGGCAACGATGATGTCGGCCTCGATCAATTCGCCCGACTTCGTGCGAACTCCTTCTTCCGTGAAGGTGTCGATTTCATCGGTGACGACTGTCAACTGACCGGCGACCGCCGCTTTGAAGATGTCACCACCGGGGCAGAAGGCGAGACGCTGCTGCCATAGGCGATATCGCGGCGTGAAATGCGGCTCAAACTCGAAGTCCTGTTTGCCCGTAAATGTTCGGACGCGCTCCTTCAGCTCTTCGAAGACGATATCGGGCTCGGTCAAGCACCGGTTCGTCATCACATTCTGGTCGTGCAGGATCTGGGCGCGCACGACGCGGTGAATCGTCGGCGCATCAATGCCGATTTCGCGCAACCGTTCGGCAAGCTCGTTTCGATTTTCCGCGCAAAAGAAATAGGTCGGCGAACGCTGCAGCATGGTCACATGAGCAGCTCGCTTCGCGAATTCGGGGATGACGGTCGCAGCGGTAGCGCCAGACCCGATAACGAGCACCTTCTTGCCCTCATAATCGATCGAGCGATCCCACTGTTGCGCGTGGACCAGAAGCCCATTGAAGTTCGCCGTTCCTGGCCAGTCGGGAAGATAGGGTTTCTGGTGATCGTAGTAGCCTTGGCACATCCAGAGGAAGTTGCAGGTGTACGTCAGGCTCGCGCCATCAGCCTTGCGGACTGCGTTGACTGTCCAGAGATTAGATTGGCTGTCCCATCCACATTCGGTGACGCTGTGGCCAAAGCGAATGTGCTGGCCAATCCCGTTCTCTTCGATCACTTCACCAAGATAATCGAGGATAGCCTGGCCCGAAGCGATGGGGCTGCCGAGCCATGGTTTGAACTCGTAACCGAAGGTGTGCAGATCAGAGTCCGAGCGGACCCCAGGATATTTGTGAGTGTCCCACGTCCCTCCGAAACTGTCCTTGGCCTCAAGGATCGCATAGGACTTGCCCGGTGCCTGCGTCTGAAGGTGATAAGCAGACCCGAGCCCGGAAATCCCGGCTCCAATGATGAGCACATCCACATGCTCGGACCTGTTCTCGTTCAACCTGCTCTCCATTCCGTTCTCAGCTTTTGACCGGACGCTCCCTGGCTACGAGCGCGGATCCCGCCGCCACATCAAAAGCGCCATCTTGCGCCAAGCAAGCGACATGCCAGTCTGCCTTGCCACAAAAGTCTGCGCCATTATGGGCTTCACCCATGGACGTGCCGCATGCGGGGCCGATCTTGTCTTTCAGGCGGCCACAGGCCGGGCCCGATTGTATTCTTCGACGGCAGGCCTGGGATTCATGGGACGAGCACCGCGCGGCCGTGGACGCGTCCTTCGCGCAGCCGCTGATAAACATCGAGGGCATCGTTGAGGGGAAAAGTCTCCACCTCGGCTTTGATGCGGCCGGCTTGAGCGAGAGCGATGACCTCGATCAGCTCGGTGCGCGAGCCCCAATAGGGTAGGTCGATGCTGTACGCATAGGGTTTTATGACGGGCAGGGCGATGGTCCCACCGCCCATGCCTACCACGCTGATCCGCCCACCGCGTCCGACGATGCTCGTGCACAGCTTGATCGTGGGCTGGATGGCTACGAAATCGAACGCTACCTTCACCCCGCGCCCGCCGACGATATCGAGGATCTGCGCTCTTGCCGCTTCTCCGTCACTGGTGTTGACGACGTAGGTTGCGCCAAGCTCTCGGGCGTGGGCCAGCTTGCTATCGTCCACATCGCAGGCGATCACCTGAGCGGGGCATAGTGCCGACAGAATCTGTACCGCCATATGTCCCAGCCCGCCCACGCCTACCACGACGGCGGTCGCATCGGGGGTCAGCAAGGGGAGTGCATTCTTGATCGCGTGATAGGGCGTCAACGCTGCGTCGCTGAGTGGGGCGGCGGCTGCGGGGTCAAGTCCACCAAGCGGTACGAGCAACCGGGGGGAAGGAACGATCATATAGTCTGCCATCCCCCCATCGGAGCCCAGACCTCCGCCGAACGAGGGAAGGCTCGCATGATGCTCGCAATGATTTTCCGCAGATCCCTGACAAGCATGACAGCTTCCGCAGCCCCAGGGACCGTACACGGCCACTGCGTCACCTTCCTTCCAGCCGCTTACACCGTCGCCCAGTTCGGCAATCCAGCCGGCGTTTTCATGTCCCAAGGTGAAGGCGGGTAAACTGCGGGGTCCTTCATCGAGGATATGCAGATCCGAATGGCAAACCCCTGCGCCGCCGACCTTGATCAGCACTTCTCCGGGGCGTGGGCTCGGTTTTGCAACGTCAATGATCTCGGGCGGTCGGCCGGATTCGATGAAACGGACTGCTCTCATATGAGCTGCTCTCCCTGTGCTCGTTCGCGTCACGCGGCGGTCATTCCGCCATCGATGACGAGCTCGCTCCCGGTTACCCAATTCGCTTCATCGGATGCGAGGTAAAGGCAGCCATAGGCGACGTCGGAAGGATGTCCGAACCGTCGCAGAGGCGTTGCCTCCATCCGCTTTCTACCCACTTCTCCATTATGACCCGTTCTGGCCAAAGGAGTATCCACAAAGCCGGGATGTACTGAATTCACCCGAATCTTATCCGCTGCATATTGAAGCGCCGCTGCCTTGGAGAACAGGCGAACGGCACCTTTGGAGGCGTTGTAGGCTGCGTTTCCAAAGGAGCCCACGAGTCCGCAGATTGACGACATGTTTATGATCGAGCCGCCGCCCGACCTGGCCATCGCGCCGTGGACGCTCTTAGTCCCCAGGAATACGCCGTCCGCATTGACCCGCATAACCTCCGTCCAGGCATCGAGAGGTAAACCCGGGAGGTCCATCACGACCATCTCGCGGGTTACCGGATCAATACCGCGTGCAATGCCGGCGATGTTGCACAAGATGTCCAATCGCCCATGGGCCTCTTCCACATATTGGACTAGGGCGCTCCACGCGCCTTCCCGCGTGACGTCGAGACTGCGATATTCAGCGATCCCGCCGTCGCTGACGATCGAAGCTGAAACCTCAATGCCCATAGCGTCTTGCCGGTCACACAGCACGACCGTGGCGCCGTGCCGCGCAAAAAGACGCGCGGTTTCTGCGCCGATTCCTGATGCTGCTCCCGTTACGATGGCGACTTTCCCGGGCAGCCGTTTGCCTGGTTCCAAATCCAGCTCCTATTCTTTCGGCGGCACCGGTCCGGCCGCTTCGCGGTTGAACAGTATGCAACAACGGTGCCAGTCAGGCTCAATCTGGCATGACGCTTGCTATGAGCTACGGGCTCTTCGCATAATTGGAGAGGAGCGGGATGATCTCGCGCGTATTGATCGCGTGGCGACCATCGGAGAGGAAAGTTGAAAGCAGCCCCGATGACAATCGACCTGACAAAGCACTGCCGCGCGTCCTCCCTGAAGCCCGCGCGAGCGTCACTATGAGTGATCAAGTGATGGTAACGAGGTCGCCAGCGTCGGCCGAGCGTGACGGCTGGTATTCCTATTACGTCCTGGTGGTTCTGCTGCTGGTTTACATCTTCAACTTTGTGGACAGGCAGATCCTCGCCATCCTCGCGGAAGACATCAAGGCGGATCTGGGCATATCCGATTCCCAGCTCGGGTTTCTTTACGGAACGGCCTTTGCGATGTTCTACGCCACGTTTGGCATTGCATTCGGACGCCTGAGAACACCGGGAATAAAAGGGGCCACGGATCGGCCAGTCTCACCGGATTAAAAAGGGGCCAGTCCTGCTAGACCTCCGTTTTTGGGCGGAGGTGGAGGATGAAGAGAGTGGAGCTTTATCAGAAGGTCCGCCGCGCCGTGCTGATTGACGGGATGAGCCGTCGCGCTGCCGCCCGGTATTTTGGGATCAATCGCAAGACCGTCGACAAGATGCTGTGCTTTCCAGAGCCAGCAGCGCACGGCCGGAGCGGGCAAACCTACAGCCGCAAGCTGTCCGGATTTACCGACATCATTGACCAAATCCTGGTGGATGACCGCAAGGTTCACATCAAACAGCGACACACTGCCGCGCGTATTTTCGAGCGTCTGCGCGATGAACATGGCTTCACCGGCGGCATCACCATTGTTCGCGACTATGTGGCGGGCGCCAAGTTGCGCAGCCGCGAGGTGTTCATACCATTGAGCCACAAGCCGGGGCATGCGCAGGTGGATTTTGGTGAGGCGGACGGGATCATCGACGGCAAGTTGGTGCGGTTCCACTATTTCTGCATGGACCTGCCGCACAGCGATGCGCCGTTCGTTAAAGCCTATCCTGCCGAGGTGGCTGAGGCATTTTGCGAAGGGCACGTGGCGGCCTTTGCCTTCTTCGGCGGCATCCCGCAGTCGATCCTGTATGACAACACCAAGCTGGCAGTGGCGCAGATCCTGGGCGACGGGAAGCGCGAGCGCAGCCGGATGTTCTCGACCCTCCAGAGCCATTACCTGTTCGAAGACAAATTCGGGCGCCCCGGCAAGGGTAACGACAAGGGCAAGGTCGAGGGGCTGGTCGGTTATTCCCGGCGCCACTTCATGGTGCCGAGGCCAGAGGCGCCCAGCTTTGATGCGCTGAACGCGCGCTTTGTCGAACAATGCATGGAGCGACGACAGGCCATCTTGCGCGGGCATGAGCGCAGCATCGGTGACAGGCTGGTGGCTGATCTGGCGGCCTTTATGCCGCTACCGGCGGTGCCGTTCGATCCCTGCCATATGGTGACGGGGCGGGCCTCGTCGATGTCGCTGGTGCGCTATCGTACCAATGATTATTCGGTGCCGACGGCCTATGCCCACCAGGAGGTCGTAATCAAAGGCTATGTCGATCGGGTTGCGATCATCTGTGGCGGGGAGCTGATCGCAGTGCATCCGCGCAGCTATGAGCGGGAGGACTTCATTGCCAACCCGCTGCACTATCTGGCGCTGTTAGAACAGAAACCCCGCGCGCTTGATCAGGCAGCGCCGCTCGATGGCTGGGTGCTGGCTGAACCGATGCATCGCATCCGACGACTGATGGAGGCGCGCAGCGGCAAAGAGGGACGGCGCGAGTTCATCCAGGTGCTGCGGCTATGCGAACGCTTCGAGCAGTCCCTGGTGGAATGGGCAGTGGCCCGCGCGCTGGAGATGGGGGCAATCAGCTTCGATGCGATCAAGATGATCGCGCTGGCCCGCCTCGAACAGCGTGTGCCGCGCCTCGATCTGCAATTTTACCCGCATTTGCCGCGCGCGAATGTCGGGCGTACCGATCCGCGCACCTACATGGGCCTGCTCTCGCAGGCAGGCACTCCAGCGACGGGAGTGGCAGCATGAGTGATCCCATGATGCCGCTGCCAGCCATCGAGGCCGAACCCACCAGCGTGCCGCCCGCTGTACTACTGGCCAACCATCTCAAAGCGCTCAAGCTGCCCACCTTTGTGCGCGAGTATGAGAAGGTCGCCTTCGAGGCCGCGCAGGATCGGGCCGATTACCCCCGCTATCTGCTGCGCCTGTGCGAACTTGAACGGATTGATCGCGAGCGCCGGATGGTGGAGCGCCGTATCCGCATGGCTCGCTTCCCGCACACCAAGAGCTTTGACACCTTCGACTTTGCAGCCCAGCCATCACTGAACAAGGCCTTGGTTCTGGAACTGGCGCGCGGTGAATGGATCGAGCGGCGGCGTAATGTCATTGCGCTGGGCCCCAGCGGCACCGGTAAGACCCACACCGCCCTCGCGCTAGGACTGGCTGCGTGCCAGAAAGGGCACAGCGTGGCCTTCACAACGGCCGCGGCGTTGGTCCATGACCTGATGGAGGCTCGCGACGAGCGTCGCTTGCGCAGCCTGCAAAAGCATCTGGCATCTGTAAAGCTGCTGATCCTCGACGAGTTGGGATATGTACCATTCACCGCCGTGGGCGGCGAGTTGCTGTTCGAGGTACTCAGCCAGCGCTATGAACGCGGCAGCACGCTGATCACCAGCAATCTGCCCTTCGATGAATGGACATCGGTGTTCGGCTCCGAACGCCTGACCGGCGCCCTGCTCGACCGGCTGACACACCACGTCCACATTCTCGAGATGAATGGTGACAGCTTCCGTCTCGCCAGCAGCCGCAAGCGCCAGAAGGACAAGGGGGAGGATAAATGACCTAAGAACGGGCGGCCATCGGCAGCGGGAAATCGGCTTCCGCTCCGCTCCAGCCGCTTCCCCGCTGCCGATGCTGCCCAGCCTCAACCTTGGGGCTTTTTGTTCAAACCAACTGGCCCCATTTTAAACCGGTGCCTGGCCCGTTTTTATCCCGGCGTTGACACCGGGCCGGCGCTGAGTTCGGAAAACAGCTGCGAGTCGATCGCCATCATGTCGGTGTAGCTGCCCAGCGCGCCGAAGCGCCAAAGCATCTGCCGGGTGACGGCCACGGCCACCGGCGACGTCCATTCGGCAATCTCCAACGCCAGCTGTCGGGCGCGTGACAGCAGGTTGTCGGCACCCACTATTTCCGATACGAGGCCCGCACCGAGCGCCTCCTGGCTGCCGAATGTTCGACCGGTCAGGCACCATTGGAGGGCTTTGCTCGTGCCGACGATCTGGGGCAGGAACCACGCGCTGCCGACCTCGGGCGTCACTCCTCTTCGGGTGAAGGCAAACGCGAAACGTGCCGTGTCTGAGCAGATGCGGAAGTCGAGAGGCAAGGTGATCGTGGCGCCGATGCCAATGGCCGCGCCATTGATGGCCGCGATCGAGGGCTTCCGCGCGTTAAACACGGCATCGACGTACAGGCGCTCGGCGTTGGGCTGCGAGGCGTCGGAGGGCGTGGCGCTCTTGAAGTTGTCGCCGCCCGGAGACAGATCCGCACCTGCGCAAAACGCGCGTTGTCCGGCAGCGGTCAGGATGATGACCCGGACATCGTCATCGCAATCGGCCGTCAGGAATGCGTCGCGCACTTCCAGTATCATCGGCCTGACATAAGCATTCATCCGGTCGGGCCGGTTGAGCGTGATGGTCGCGATCGGGCCATCGATCTGATACAGAATATGTTCATAGGCTAACGGCATGCTTCGTCCTTCAGAGCGCGCCGAAGGCCCAAGGAGACACGGTAGCGAGGATCATGGGTGAGCTCGAAGATCGAGTCGATGACCAGAGTGATCCGGCCAAGCCCCACCCTTTTGGCCCACTCGATGGGACCAAGCGGATAGTTCACGCCGAAGCGCATCGCCGAATCAATTTCTGCCTCTTCCGCCACGCCGTGGAGAAGCGCTTCGAAGGCTTCGTTGGCGAGCATTGCAACCGTCCGCATTGCGACGAGGCCGGGCCAGTCGGGAAGGCGCGTGGCTCGTTTGCCGGCGCGACCGGCTGTCGCGACAAACCGGTCGGCATGAACATCCGACACATCTTGCGAGGTGCAAAATCCAATCCTGTTCGATGACCCCGGATCGAGCATGAGATCGAACAGGATCACCGGCCGGCCCTCGGCGTGTGCTCGGTCAGCCGCAGTTCGTCCGTCAGTAAGAGCGATCAATACGCCATCGACGATCGTCTCGCTGCTGAAGGCGGGGGCGTCGTAGGGTTCCGCATCCGAGCATGCCGCGACGGTGTGCGGTTCTTCAATCGGAGAGCCTTGCCCGTAGTCGTAAAATCCCCGCCCGGATTTTCGTCCGAGCCAACCTGCCTGGACCAACTCGAGCTGCACGAGCGACGGCCGATACCGCGGATCGCCATAGAAGGCGTCGAACACCGAGCGGCTGACCGCATAGTTAACGTCATGGCCGATCAAATCCATGAGTGCAAAAGGCCCCATGCGAAAGCCAGCCGATCCCGTCAGAATAGCGTCTATCGCCGCCGGACCGGCGACTTGCTCTTCATAGAGGCGAAGTGCCTCAGCGTAATAAGGGCGCGCCACCCGGTTCACGATGAAGCCGGGTGTGGAACGTGCCTTGACCGTCGTCTTTCCCCATGAACGCGCCGTCGCGACCAGGCACGCCATCGTGGCGGGAGTGGTCGCGAGACCGCTCACCACTTCGACGAGCCGCATTACCGGCGCAGGATTGAAAAAATGCAGACCGGCAAAACGGCTAGGCTCATTGAGCTCAGCGCCGATAGCCGTGATCGAGATGGACGACGTATTGGACGCAAGGAGCGCATCGGGCGCCACGATAGACTCAAGGCGGGCGAACAAGGCGCGCTTGATTTCCAGATCCTCGACGATCGCCTCGATGGTCAACCGCGCAGGTGCGAGGTCATCAATAGTGTCGCAAGGTGTGATGCGCGAGGCAATCGCGTCGGCGTCCTCCGGCGACATCCGACCCTTCTCCGCGCTACTCTTGAGTTGCGCCCTGGTCCGCTCGCATGCTTCCTGTGCGGCTGCCTCGCGTGAATCGAACAGAAGCACTTTGTGGCCCGCCGCGGCGGCGACATGCGCAATGCCCGCGCCCATTGTTCCGGCGCCGATTACTGCGACAATGGCCGAAGCCGGCAAAGCTCCATGCGACGTCATGGCGACCTCCTCTCCGGGGTTATGGCTCAAGGATCACCTTCCCCTGGACCCGGCTGTGGCGAAGATCTTCCAAAGCCTCCTCAAAGCGGGCGAGCGGCAGTTTCTTAGAGATGTGAGGCTTGAGCTTGCCCTCCTCCCAGAGCTGGAAAATCTTCTGCTGGGCGACGCGCACACCTTCAGGGTCGCGCTCGCGGTAGTCCGACCACTGAAGGCCCGCGACCGCGATATTTTTCACCAACAGATAGTTTGTCTTGATCGTCGGGATGTTACCTGAGGCAAAGCCGATGATTACCATGCGACCGCACCAGGCAAGCCCGCGCAATGCGGCCGCGTTGGCTTCGCCGCCGACCGGATCGATGACGACGTCGCAGCCCTTGCCGCTCGTTACGCCATAAACGGCCTCGCGCAGCCCATCCCGTAGGTCTGCCGCGGCAAGATCGACGACATGGTCGCAACCGAGCGCAGTGGCGACCTGCATATTCTCCGCACCCAGAACGCCGCCGATAACGACCGAAGCACCCATCGCTTTGGCGAGTTGCACCGCCGCGGACCCGACGCCGCCAGACGCTCCCAGAACGAGCACGCTGTCGCCCGGTTTGAACGATGCTCGATGAACAAGGGCGAAGTAGGAGGTCTGGTAGACGAGGCCAAGCGCAGCAGCGACATCAAACGGCATGGCTTCGGGCAGACGGAATGCGGATCGGTGCGGAACAATCAGCTGTTCGGCATAGGCGCCATATTCGACTTGGGCGGCTACCCTACTTCCGATCGCGAAGCCCTCTACATTCGCGCCGGCGGCGGTGACTATTCCAGCGGCCGCTTTACCCGGAGAAAAGGGCAGGGGCGGCTTGATCTGGTACTTGCCTTCCATCACCAGAAGGTCGGGATAATTTGCTTCGCTCGCGCGCACTTCGATGAGAAGATCGTCGTTCCCAGGGAGAGGAGCAGCTACCTCCGTGTATCGCGCATTGCCAATCGGCCCGAATTCATTGACCAGTACAGCTTTCATCCCGTCTTCCTCGTCAGCCTTTCCACGCGCTTGCGT
The sequence above is drawn from the Rhizorhabdus dicambivorans genome and encodes:
- a CDS encoding flavin-containing monooxygenase, with the translated sequence MNENRSEHVDVLIIGAGISGLGSAYHLQTQAPGKSYAILEAKDSFGGTWDTHKYPGVRSDSDLHTFGYEFKPWLGSPIASGQAILDYLGEVIEENGIGQHIRFGHSVTECGWDSQSNLWTVNAVRKADGASLTYTCNFLWMCQGYYDHQKPYLPDWPGTANFNGLLVHAQQWDRSIDYEGKKVLVIGSGATAATVIPEFAKRAAHVTMLQRSPTYFFCAENRNELAERLREIGIDAPTIHRVVRAQILHDQNVMTNRCLTEPDIVFEELKERVRTFTGKQDFEFEPHFTPRYRLWQQRLAFCPGGDIFKAAVAGQLTVVTDEIDTFTEEGVRTKSGELIEADIIVAATGFNLLMMGGIRFTVDEQPVDWNSTVTYRGMMFTGVPNLVWVMGYFRASWTLRVDMLGHFVCRLLNHMDAVGAKRVDVVLRQEDRDMPLLPWIDEDNFSPNYLVRGLGQMPRSGDKPEWRHNQDYWAERDEIPYIDLTGSEFVYARQ
- a CDS encoding putative quinol monooxygenase — protein: MTTIAGWRRNQGQSPTMAIKIVAILTAKPGKADALRSLLDGVLAASRAEPGNLRWDIWQDEADLNRLLLDELYEDDAAVAAHRASPHFLHYLSKIHELADRTALVLSPIAAS
- the pcaF gene encoding 3-oxoadipyl-CoA thiolase; translation: MINAFICEGLRTPIGRFGGALASIRTDDLAAVPIRALLEQNPAIDPAAIDEVILGCANQAGEDNRNVARMAALLAGLPTSVPGSTINRLCASGADAVGYAARAIMSGQIDFAIAGGVESMSRAPFVIGKAETAWSRSASIEDTTIGWRFINPVMKKTHGVDSMPETAENVAVMHGVSREEQDAFALRSQQLAAKAQQQGFFSEEITPVTITAKKSETAVSMDEHPRANTTPESLSGLRPVVREGGTVTAGNASGVNDGSAAMFIASESAVKRHGLKPRARFLGMATAGVPPKVMGIGPAPASEKLMQRLGLGIDDFDLIELNEAFASQVIASLRKLHVDPFSEKVNPHGGAIALGHPLGMSGARLVLTAARALEQRGGNRALITMCIGVGQGLAIAIERV
- a CDS encoding enoyl-CoA hydratase/isomerase family protein; its protein translation is MTYSDYKFIVLEKVGRVMTATVNSPPFNLVTGALMAELIALSVELEKDPDTLVFVLKSANPQFFLAHFDIERILDLPIEAAAERPRSGDSAYHAMCERFRSMDKITIAQVEGRVGGVGSELIMNFDMRFGVVGKTMINQMEVPLGILPGGTGTQQMPQLMGRARALEIILSGSDLDAETAERWGYLNRAFAPDAIGTQVAMLADRIASFPPDAVRLAKAAVDAAELGKKEGLLEEVFLFRQLLRTKDARQNMMRFLEIGGQTLTGECEIDRISAELNRP
- a CDS encoding aldehyde dehydrogenase family protein, encoding MRDYRKFYIGGRWVEPQLANTVEVINPATEKSAGVISLGTQADVDAAVAAARAAFPAYSSTTREERIDLLKAIASEYQRRIGDVAAAISEEMGAPAWLAKGPQAALGAGHLKTAIKILEHFAFEEQKGTTLIAKEPIGVCALITPWNWPINQIACKVVPALAVGCTMVLKPSEIAPFSAQIWTEILDAAGVPAGVFNLLNGDGPTVGAALSRHPDVDLISFTGSTRAGIEVAREAAATVKRVHQELGGKSPNIILPDANLEEAVTRGVRAVMNNSGQTCTAPTRMLVPVALSERVKAIARTAAEAISVGAPDREVTIGPVVSQAQWSKIQSLIQVGIDEGATLVSGGSGRPDDLETGYYVKPTIFADVDPGMTIAREEIFGPVLAIIPYEDEADAIRIANDTPYGLAGYVQSGSIDNARRVMRQIRAGQIHINGSPPDLNAPFGGYKMSGNGREWGEFAFHEFLETKAVIGFEPAP